A single Tenacibaculum sp. 190524A02b DNA region contains:
- a CDS encoding cold shock domain-containing protein gives MKQGTVKFFNESKGFGFIIESNSNTEHFVHVSGLIDEVREGDTVEFELKEGKKGLNAVSVRVI, from the coding sequence ATGAAACAAGGAACGGTAAAGTTCTTTAACGAATCTAAAGGTTTTGGATTCATTATTGAATCAAACTCAAACACAGAACATTTTGTACACGTATCAGGTTTAATCGATGAGGTTAGAGAAGGTGATACTGTTGAGTTTGAACTTAAAGAAGGAAAAAAAGGATTAAACGCTGTAAGTGTTAGAGTAATTTAA
- a CDS encoding 30S ribosomal protein S16 yields MPVKIRLQRHGKKGKPFYWVVAADSRSKRDGRFLEKIGTYNPNTNPATIDLNVDSAVKWLQNGAQPTDTARAILSYKGAMLKNHLAGGVRKGALTEEQAEAKFKAWLEEKESKVAGKSEGLAKAKEDAKAKALEAEKAVNEARIAAKAPVVEDSEDATTENGADSEE; encoded by the coding sequence ATGCCTGTAAAAATTAGATTACAAAGACACGGTAAAAAAGGAAAACCATTTTATTGGGTAGTAGCTGCAGATAGCAGATCTAAAAGAGATGGTCGTTTCTTAGAAAAAATTGGAACGTACAATCCTAATACTAACCCTGCTACTATTGACTTAAACGTTGATAGCGCTGTAAAGTGGTTACAAAATGGTGCGCAACCAACAGATACTGCAAGAGCTATTTTATCTTATAAAGGAGCAATGCTAAAAAATCATTTAGCAGGAGGTGTAAGAAAAGGTGCGTTAACTGAAGAGCAAGCTGAGGCTAAATTCAAAGCTTGGTTAGAAGAAAAAGAATCTAAAGTAGCTGGGAAGTCTGAAGGTTTAGCAAAAGCTAAAGAAGATGCTAAAGCAAAAGCTTTAGAAGCTGAAAAAGCTGTAAATGAAGCTCGTATTGCTGCAAAAGCACCAGTAGTAGAGGATAGCGAAGATGCTACAACTGAGAACGGAGCGGATAGCGAAGAGTAA
- the rimM gene encoding ribosome maturation factor RimM (Essential for efficient processing of 16S rRNA) has product MMQKKEECFYLGKIVKKHSFKGEVVIKLDTDEPELYKNMESVFVDLGNNLVPFFIEKSSLSRGTMLRVKFEDVDTEQDAEAILRAGIYLPLNLLPKLSGNKFYYHEVIGFKVVDAAFGEVGVIRNINDTSAQPLFEIERDEKEIFIPMIDDFIKKVDRNSQTIEVETPEGLIDLYINQ; this is encoded by the coding sequence ATGATGCAGAAAAAAGAAGAATGCTTTTATTTAGGCAAAATCGTTAAAAAACATAGTTTTAAAGGGGAAGTCGTAATCAAATTAGATACGGATGAACCTGAACTTTACAAAAATATGGAATCAGTTTTTGTCGATTTAGGCAATAATCTGGTTCCTTTTTTTATTGAAAAATCTTCTTTAAGTAGAGGGACAATGCTTCGAGTGAAGTTTGAGGATGTAGATACAGAACAGGATGCAGAAGCAATTTTACGCGCTGGTATTTATTTACCGTTAAATTTACTACCAAAATTATCGGGTAATAAATTTTATTATCATGAAGTAATAGGATTTAAAGTAGTAGATGCCGCTTTTGGAGAGGTAGGAGTTATTAGAAATATTAACGATACTTCTGCGCAACCATTGTTTGAGATTGAAAGAGACGAAAAAGAAATATTTATACCTATGATTGATGACTTTATCAAGAAGGTAGATAGAAATTCACAAACTATAGAAGTGGAAACACCAGAAGGATTAATAGATCTTTATATTAATCAATAA
- a CDS encoding c-type cytochrome, which produces MYSKESNVHLFIIALLLFLGIVWVVNIQVSQKHPKKIAITIIRKQQIQSVIRGKELFKSESCNNCHKINKKQCPDLIRGITERRSKTFLMAFIKNEDSLIKAGNKDAIALKEEFNGTNGLHYKKHLSNSAIEDIINYMATNK; this is translated from the coding sequence ATGTACTCAAAAGAAAGTAACGTCCATTTATTCATAATTGCTCTACTGCTTTTTTTAGGTATTGTTTGGGTAGTCAATATTCAAGTGAGTCAAAAACATCCCAAAAAAATAGCTATTACTATTATTAGAAAACAGCAAATACAATCCGTAATTAGAGGTAAAGAGCTTTTTAAAAGTGAAAGTTGTAACAACTGTCATAAAATAAATAAAAAACAATGTCCTGATTTAATTAGAGGTATAACAGAAAGACGTTCTAAAACTTTTTTAATGGCTTTTATTAAAAATGAAGACTCACTAATCAAAGCAGGAAACAAAGACGCCATTGCTTTAAAGGAAGAATTTAATGGCACTAACGGATTGCACTATAAAAAACATTTATCTAACTCAGCTATAGAAGACATCATAAATTACATGGCTACCAACAAATAA
- a CDS encoding GNAT family N-acetyltransferase, with protein MILHTKRLILKEVQAEDAAFYFALFSDPDFIKYINDKNLKSEEETKEFLQNTMIPKLCKDGLGFFTVIEKETKEAIGTSSILKRDKTDFFDVGYAFLPKGRGKGYAVEATQCIMEYAKKTLKQNKIIAFTMPENKASQKVLTTLGFSYIGLQEIHEGEEDSVFEYRF; from the coding sequence ATGATTTTACACACAAAAAGATTGATTTTAAAAGAAGTACAAGCCGAGGACGCTGCTTTTTATTTTGCTTTGTTCAGTGATCCCGACTTTATTAAATACATAAACGATAAAAACTTAAAATCAGAAGAAGAAACCAAAGAGTTTCTACAAAACACCATGATTCCTAAATTATGTAAGGATGGCTTAGGTTTTTTTACTGTTATTGAAAAAGAAACTAAGGAAGCTATTGGTACTTCCAGTATTTTAAAACGAGATAAGACTGACTTTTTTGATGTAGGCTATGCCTTTTTACCTAAAGGAAGAGGAAAAGGATATGCTGTAGAAGCTACTCAATGCATAATGGAATATGCTAAAAAAACCTTAAAACAAAATAAAATCATTGCTTTTACTATGCCAGAAAACAAGGCTTCTCAAAAAGTACTAACCACTTTAGGATTCTCCTATATTGGCTTGCAAGAAATTCATGAAGGAGAAGAAGACAGTGTATTTGAATATCGTTTTTAA
- a CDS encoding PhnA domain-containing protein has protein sequence MGLLLELQERSGKQCELCAAKSDLEIYEVPPISTGGVDGSLLACTTCIEQINNPETMDANHWRCLNDSMWSEFRAVKVVAWRMLHRLKKEGWPQDLLDMLYLDDEEVRFAEATGEHLDESEKVIHRDVNGTVLQAGDNVVLIKDLKVKGSSMVAKQGTAVRRISLDPENARYIEGKVNGIQIVIVTEYVKKMADKE, from the coding sequence ATGGGGTTGTTATTGGAGTTACAAGAAAGGAGTGGTAAACAATGCGAGCTATGCGCAGCAAAATCTGATTTAGAAATTTATGAAGTACCGCCTATATCTACAGGAGGTGTAGATGGTAGTTTGCTAGCCTGTACTACTTGTATAGAGCAAATAAACAATCCTGAAACTATGGATGCAAACCATTGGCGTTGTTTAAACGACAGTATGTGGAGCGAGTTTAGGGCTGTAAAAGTGGTAGCTTGGCGTATGTTACACCGTTTAAAAAAGGAAGGTTGGCCGCAAGACTTGTTAGATATGCTGTATTTAGATGATGAAGAAGTACGTTTTGCTGAAGCTACTGGAGAACATTTAGACGAAAGTGAAAAGGTAATTCATAGAGATGTAAACGGTACAGTATTACAAGCAGGAGATAATGTAGTGTTGATAAAAGATTTAAAAGTAAAAGGATCTAGTATGGTAGCCAAGCAAGGAACGGCTGTACGTAGAATATCTTTAGACCCTGAAAATGCTAGGTATATTGAAGGGAAAGTAAACGGTATACAAATAGTAATTGTGACCGAGTATGTTAAGAAAATGGCAGATAAAGAGTAA
- a CDS encoding nucleoid-associated protein, with protein MIKRTRVEISKCIIHKVANKYNSGQNALSESLVRFDEESYELLVPFLLKPFGSVTQSYRFSHHADVRLNEINKYTSDIFENEESFIEHSKNIVNHLYEQSNSANIKTGDVIVAYFEGIEYKDVLTEAVGVFKIESKVDFFQTYLDEDSFDVVVQKGISTKKLDKGCLILNSSDTEGTVVLSVDNNNYDAQYWIKNFLSVKYADDRNLHTQNYLELCKEFSEEIIKPEFGKQEQSTFLANTVDYFKEHESVDYHNFKDDVFEEDKHKDMFEDYKKHFEKLNDVLIRNNFEVSDAVLKKEKSKFKTEIKLDTNIQIKIDVDAPDAPSEYLERGYDDDKKMKFYKVYYNAEK; from the coding sequence ATGATTAAAAGAACACGTGTTGAAATTAGTAAGTGTATTATTCATAAAGTAGCTAACAAATATAATAGCGGCCAAAATGCCTTATCTGAGAGCTTAGTTCGTTTTGATGAAGAGAGTTATGAATTATTGGTACCTTTTTTATTAAAACCTTTTGGTTCTGTAACGCAAAGCTATCGATTTAGTCATCATGCCGATGTTAGGTTAAATGAGATCAACAAGTACACTTCTGATATTTTTGAAAATGAAGAAAGTTTTATTGAACACTCTAAAAATATTGTCAACCATTTGTACGAACAATCTAATTCTGCCAATATAAAAACGGGAGATGTTATTGTTGCCTATTTTGAAGGTATTGAATATAAAGATGTTCTTACCGAAGCGGTTGGGGTTTTTAAAATTGAAAGTAAGGTAGATTTTTTTCAAACGTATTTAGATGAAGATAGTTTTGATGTGGTGGTACAAAAAGGAATTTCTACCAAAAAGCTAGATAAAGGCTGCTTAATATTAAATTCTTCAGATACTGAAGGAACCGTAGTACTTTCAGTAGACAATAATAATTACGATGCACAATACTGGATTAAAAATTTTTTAAGTGTTAAGTATGCTGACGATCGTAATTTACACACACAAAACTACCTTGAGCTTTGTAAAGAGTTTTCTGAAGAAATTATAAAACCGGAATTTGGTAAACAAGAGCAAAGTACTTTTTTAGCCAACACAGTAGATTATTTTAAAGAACATGAAAGTGTAGATTATCATAATTTTAAAGATGATGTTTTTGAAGAAGACAAACACAAAGATATGTTTGAGGACTATAAAAAGCATTTTGAAAAATTAAACGATGTGTTAATCCGTAATAATTTTGAGGTATCTGACGCAGTGTTAAAAAAGGAAAAAAGCAAGTTTAAAACCGAAATTAAATTAGATACTAACATCCAAATAAAGATTGATGTAGATGCTCCAGATGCTCCTTCTGAATATTTAGAACGTGGATATGATGATGATAAAAAAATGAAGTTTTACAAAGTATATTACAATGCAGAAAAATAG
- a CDS encoding ribonuclease HII yields MLKLNYSGFSLEAGTDEAGRGCLSGPVVAAAVILPDNFEHEFLNDSKQLSEKKRKELRPYIEENALAYAVSFVHNEEVDDLNVLKASITGMHRSIEQLSTEPEFIIVDGNKFNPYKEVPYATIVKGDAKYMSIAAASVLAKTYRDDFMEKIHDKFPAYNWKKNKGYPTKEHREAIRNFGATEYHRKSFKLLPEQLKLEL; encoded by the coding sequence ATGTTGAAATTAAACTATAGTGGTTTTTCTTTAGAAGCAGGTACTGATGAAGCTGGTAGAGGTTGTTTATCAGGCCCAGTAGTAGCTGCTGCTGTTATTTTACCTGATAATTTTGAGCATGAATTCCTAAACGATTCTAAACAATTATCTGAAAAAAAACGAAAAGAGCTACGCCCTTATATAGAAGAAAATGCATTAGCTTATGCTGTTTCTTTTGTACACAATGAAGAAGTGGATGATTTAAATGTTTTAAAAGCTTCTATTACTGGTATGCACAGATCTATAGAACAACTAAGTACGGAACCTGAATTTATTATTGTAGATGGAAATAAATTTAATCCCTATAAAGAAGTACCTTATGCTACTATAGTAAAAGGTGATGCTAAGTATATGAGTATAGCCGCTGCCTCTGTATTAGCCAAAACTTATAGGGATGATTTTATGGAAAAGATTCATGATAAATTTCCAGCATATAACTGGAAAAAGAATAAAGGATACCCAACTAAAGAACACCGTGAAGCCATTAGAAATTTTGGTGCTACTGAGTACCACAGAAAATCTTTTAAGCTTTTACCAGAACAGTTGAAACTTGAGCTTTAA
- a CDS encoding putative porin: MKKNLLVFLYCMFIQFAVGQIREVGGGFGDRGVGIGNVNQSRDTLPSNEIDVKLSGKTKYTDYKIISHKRDTTIIDTTLTIQKYYKFNFIRKDDFELLPFHNQGQTFNSLAYDFNRISMFPDIGFRAKQFNFIDVDEVKYYQVPTPTSEILYRGGLEQGQVLDALFTTNFSKRFNVALSYRGLRSLGKYRRALASSGNFRLSFHYSSPKGQYEIRGHAVNQDFLNQENGGLTEESLTNFITDNPNFSSDRGRLDVNLNDAESVLEGKRLFIEQSFKILANKDTLNNKDFSNLKVGHIFISDGKFFKFKQNSPSDLFGEERAPSELSNQTDLTLYDNQLFLDFNSKYVLGRFRVKSGYVKYNYGYQYLQNNIVGNTKNKLKGDAVYVGADWNGKVKDFYVNASASLTPGSGRLAGNNLQAEAFYKKDSLFTIKAKFRINNKQPNFNFLLHQSVYNKFNWDNNLGAIGTRVLGGEITSKWGNASLDITNIDNYTYFNKEGQPEQYSGNINYLKLKVGREFKFGKFALDNTIMYQKVASGSEVLRVPDFVTRNTLYYSDNWFRGNPLFIQIGASLKYFTNYKANAYNPLLGEFTLQDDTEVGYPTVDLFVNGRVRRTRIYFKADNISSFFLKKNYFSAPNYPYRDFVIRFGVVWNWFI, translated from the coding sequence ATGAAGAAAAATTTGTTAGTTTTTTTGTACTGTATGTTTATACAGTTTGCTGTGGGGCAAATTAGAGAAGTTGGCGGTGGTTTTGGAGATAGAGGAGTAGGTATAGGTAATGTTAACCAGAGTAGAGATACATTGCCTTCTAATGAGATTGATGTGAAACTAAGTGGGAAAACTAAATACACAGATTATAAAATTATTTCTCATAAAAGAGATACTACCATTATAGATACTACCTTAACAATTCAGAAGTATTACAAGTTTAATTTTATTAGAAAAGATGATTTTGAGCTGTTGCCATTTCATAATCAAGGGCAAACTTTTAATAGTTTAGCGTACGATTTTAATAGAATATCTATGTTCCCAGATATAGGTTTTAGAGCTAAGCAATTTAATTTTATAGATGTAGATGAGGTAAAGTATTATCAAGTGCCTACACCAACTTCTGAGATATTATATAGAGGAGGGCTGGAACAAGGGCAAGTATTAGATGCCTTATTTACAACTAACTTTTCAAAAAGATTTAATGTAGCATTATCATACAGAGGGCTTAGGTCTTTAGGAAAGTACAGGAGAGCTTTAGCTAGTTCTGGAAATTTTAGATTGAGTTTTCATTATAGTTCGCCTAAAGGACAATACGAAATTAGAGGACACGCAGTAAATCAAGATTTTTTAAACCAAGAAAATGGAGGTTTAACAGAAGAATCATTAACAAACTTTATAACAGATAACCCTAACTTTAGTTCTGATAGAGGTAGATTAGATGTAAATTTAAATGATGCCGAAAGTGTGTTAGAAGGTAAAAGATTGTTTATAGAACAAAGTTTTAAGATACTAGCCAATAAAGATACTTTAAATAATAAAGATTTTTCCAACCTTAAAGTAGGACATATATTTATAAGTGACGGAAAGTTTTTTAAATTCAAACAAAATTCTCCATCCGATTTGTTTGGAGAAGAAAGAGCACCTAGTGAATTAAGTAATCAAACAGATTTAACTTTATATGATAACCAGTTGTTTTTAGACTTTAATTCAAAATATGTGTTAGGGAGATTCCGAGTAAAATCAGGATATGTTAAATATAATTATGGATATCAGTACTTACAAAACAATATAGTTGGCAACACTAAGAATAAATTAAAAGGAGATGCTGTTTATGTTGGTGCAGATTGGAATGGAAAAGTGAAAGACTTTTACGTAAATGCTTCAGCCTCTTTAACGCCAGGTAGTGGAAGGTTAGCAGGTAATAATTTACAAGCAGAAGCTTTTTATAAAAAAGATAGTTTGTTTACTATTAAGGCTAAATTTAGAATTAATAATAAACAGCCAAATTTTAATTTCTTATTACATCAAAGTGTATACAATAAGTTTAATTGGGATAATAACCTTGGAGCTATTGGAACTAGAGTATTAGGAGGTGAAATTACAAGTAAGTGGGGAAATGCTTCACTAGATATTACAAATATAGATAATTATACATATTTTAATAAAGAAGGACAACCAGAGCAATATTCTGGAAATATAAACTACTTAAAATTAAAAGTAGGAAGAGAGTTTAAGTTTGGGAAATTTGCGCTAGATAATACAATCATGTATCAAAAAGTAGCTAGTGGTTCAGAAGTATTGCGTGTGCCAGATTTTGTAACTAGAAATACATTGTACTATTCAGATAATTGGTTTAGAGGAAACCCATTATTCATACAAATAGGAGCTAGTTTAAAATATTTCACTAATTACAAAGCAAATGCTTATAACCCTTTATTAGGAGAATTTACCTTACAAGATGATACAGAAGTAGGGTATCCTACTGTTGACTTGTTTGTTAATGGTAGAGTAAGAAGAACAAGAATTTATTTTAAAGCAGATAACATAAGTTCATTCTTCTTAAAGAAAAATTATTTTTCGGCACCTAATTACCCATATAGAGATTTTGTAATCCGTTTTGGAGTAGTTTGGAACTGGTTTATATAA